A window of Syntrophales bacterium contains these coding sequences:
- a CDS encoding OmpA family protein — protein sequence MDEQARQFLDALAGLLLTDQPGIRVYIAGHTDNRGSEEYNQDLSMRRAQAVRSYLTERGVTPADRLVLRYYGATRPLASNGSSEGRAKNRRVELIGIKR from the coding sequence ATCGACGAACAGGCCCGGCAGTTCCTTGACGCGCTTGCCGGCCTCCTCCTGACGGATCAGCCCGGTATCCGGGTCTACATCGCAGGACACACGGACAACCGGGGCTCCGAAGAGTACAATCAGGACCTTTCCATGCGACGGGCGCAGGCAGTGCGGTCCTATCTGACGGAACGGGGGGTAACCCCCGCCGACCGTCTTGTCCTGCGGTATTACGGAGCAACCCGACCATTGGCTTCCAACGGGAGCAGTGAAGGGAGAGCGAAAAATCGTCGCGTGGAGCTCATAGGTATCAAACGCTGA
- a CDS encoding AAA family ATPase, protein MHSPSFYPHHPSSVELIQTHISYVFLAGNRVYKVKKPVRFDFLDFSTLERRKHFCEEELRLNRRLAPTVYVSVEPITDEGPGGLVLGGTGPPVEYALHMKRLPEERMLYRLLERGSADLSVMDAIARRICDFHREADTGGAIDALGGLDTIRRNNDENFEETRSYRDVTISAAAHSFLKDWVNSFLDRNRELFHRRVREHRIRDCHGDLHLEHICLDGDDIVIFDCIEFKERFRYLDVAAEIAFLSMDLGSKGYHGHDRAFVDAYLRYSGDREIQKLLNFYRCYFAFVRGKVTSFRIDDPATAEKDRARIADEASQYFDGAVRYAARLDTPALLILSGLMGTGKSSLARRLADSLDAGIIRTDVLRKEMLGIQPADRHHEPFGRGIYSDEISRETYHRVLEQAGVRLASGETVIIDASFRKQEERERARAIAKRQGADFLVIECVCPEEEIRARLDRRQRKGNEASDGRWELYESQKKSFEPLKDILPGEHVLVDTSRPLADSLMDALRRIRRLDRE, encoded by the coding sequence ATGCATTCTCCTTCGTTCTATCCTCACCATCCGTCCTCGGTCGAGCTTATCCAGACACACATATCCTATGTGTTCCTCGCGGGTAACCGGGTTTACAAGGTCAAGAAACCGGTGCGTTTCGACTTTCTCGACTTCTCTACCCTTGAACGGCGAAAACACTTCTGCGAGGAAGAGCTTCGCCTGAACAGGCGCCTGGCCCCGACTGTTTATGTCTCCGTGGAACCCATCACCGATGAAGGACCGGGGGGGCTCGTTCTGGGAGGAACGGGACCGCCGGTCGAGTACGCGCTTCACATGAAACGGCTTCCCGAAGAACGGATGCTTTACCGGCTCCTCGAGAGAGGATCGGCGGATCTCTCCGTCATGGATGCAATCGCGCGCCGCATTTGCGACTTCCATCGCGAGGCGGACACGGGCGGCGCAATCGACGCCCTCGGCGGACTCGATACGATCCGTCGAAACAATGACGAAAACTTCGAAGAAACCCGGTCCTATCGGGATGTCACCATTTCGGCGGCGGCCCACAGCTTCTTGAAAGACTGGGTCAATTCTTTTCTTGACCGCAACAGGGAGCTTTTCCACCGCCGCGTCAGAGAGCATCGCATCAGGGATTGCCACGGCGATCTTCACCTCGAACACATCTGCCTTGATGGCGATGACATCGTTATCTTTGATTGCATAGAGTTCAAAGAGCGCTTCCGCTACCTCGATGTGGCGGCCGAGATAGCCTTCCTTTCCATGGATCTCGGGAGCAAGGGCTACCACGGGCATGACCGTGCCTTCGTCGATGCCTACTTGCGTTATTCCGGAGACAGAGAAATACAGAAGCTGCTCAACTTCTACCGGTGTTATTTTGCCTTCGTGCGTGGGAAAGTGACGAGCTTCCGCATCGACGATCCCGCCACCGCAGAAAAGGACCGCGCCCGCATTGCCGACGAGGCCTCACAGTATTTCGACGGTGCCGTGCGATACGCCGCCCGGCTGGATACACCGGCCTTGCTGATACTGTCGGGACTCATGGGAACCGGGAAGAGTTCCCTGGCACGGCGGCTTGCGGACTCCCTCGACGCCGGGATCATTCGAACCGACGTCCTCCGGAAAGAAATGCTCGGCATTCAACCGGCGGACCGACACCACGAACCCTTTGGAAGGGGAATCTATTCCGACGAAATCTCCCGGGAAACCTACCACAGAGTCTTGGAGCAGGCCGGAGTCCGGCTCGCTTCCGGGGAAACAGTCATTATTGACGCCTCATTCCGGAAACAGGAGGAACGGGAGCGGGCCCGAGCGATCGCGAAACGGCAGGGAGCTGATTTCCTCGTTATCGAATGTGTCTGCCCCGAAGAGGAGATACGGGCCCGCCTTGACAGGCGGCAACGGAAAGGGAACGAGGCGTCCGATGGGCGATGGGAACTCTATGAGTCTCAGAAAAAAAGCTTTGAGCCCCTCAAGGATATTCTTCCCGGGGAACATGTCCTGGTCGACACATCCCGTCCGCTCGCGGACAGCCTGATGGATGCCCTTCGCCGGATCAGGAGGCTCGACAGGGAATAA
- a CDS encoding outer membrane protein assembly factor BamD — MRAVKILVLLVILTLTGGCAWMPSWLGSGPSPGRGTPADLYRTGIEYYQAGRYKKAITQFTRLREEYPLSQYATLAELGVADSHFSAGDYLMAEANYREFTAMRPTNENIPYVMYQVGMCSYNQMLGVDRDQMRTRMAKADFENLLARFPNSRFSFMAEQKLRECLRRLGEHEFYVGHFYYKRGEYEAAQRRFETIQQQYPNLGLDYKVSYFLNETRRKLAGKTDA, encoded by the coding sequence CCTGGATGCCGTCATGGCTTGGTTCGGGTCCCTCTCCCGGGAGGGGCACTCCGGCTGATCTTTACAGGACGGGTATCGAATACTACCAGGCCGGGAGGTACAAGAAAGCAATCACTCAATTCACACGGCTCAGGGAAGAGTACCCTCTCAGCCAGTATGCGACCCTCGCCGAACTGGGCGTTGCCGATTCGCATTTCAGTGCCGGGGATTATCTCATGGCGGAAGCCAACTACCGTGAATTTACGGCAATGCGTCCCACGAACGAAAACATTCCCTATGTCATGTACCAGGTCGGTATGTGCAGTTACAACCAGATGCTCGGTGTTGACCGGGACCAGATGAGAACCCGCATGGCAAAGGCTGACTTTGAAAACCTGCTGGCCCGGTTTCCCAACAGCAGGTTTTCCTTCATGGCCGAGCAGAAATTGAGGGAGTGCCTCAGGAGGCTGGGGGAGCACGAGTTCTACGTGGGGCATTTCTATTACAAGCGGGGAGAATACGAAGCGGCGCAACGCCGCTTTGAAACGATTCAGCAGCAGTATCCCAACCTCGGCCTCGACTACAAGGTCAGTTATTTCCTCAACGAAACCAGGCGCAAGCTTGCCGGGAAAACAGACGCCTGA